One genomic window of Elaeis guineensis isolate ETL-2024a chromosome 2, EG11, whole genome shotgun sequence includes the following:
- the LOC105039703 gene encoding G-box-binding factor 3 isoform X1, with product MGNNEAGTPPKSDKASSSVQEKPAIHPYPDWAAMQAYYGPGVMPPPFFSTSVAPGHPPHSYMWGPQPLLPPPFGTPYTAIYPAGGVYSHPPMPFGSHMQCQGIAPSPTISEAVVMATPLSMEMPAKSPSNKDKGPLKKVKGFDGRAVAMGNGTAENRGDDVNGSSKSGGDSVEGSSDGSDGNNAGGNKTQRKRSSEDIGAPGDIKVDTQANAAHGGETSASSKMSLGVTGAPANISGKPIGTGTLSNPTPGMEFRVAATGKVQASGTPISPATSAMMPGRNRGSSELWIQDERELKRERRKQSNRESARRSRLRKQAETEQLAMKVETLGAENVALRSEISRLSENSNKLRLENSTLMEKLKTAQLSQAEESSIANMETEGAPSVVAENFLSMIDNSSSVSRSVQQEDEAHENSSGKLHQLLDSNPRTDAVAAS from the exons ATGGGGAATAATGAAGCTGGGACTCCTCCAAAGTCTGACAAAGCATCTTCATCTGTGCAG GAGAAACCAGCCATTCATCCATATCCAGATTGGGCGGCTATGCAG GCATATTATGGCCCTGGAGTGATGCCACCTCCATTTTTCAGCACTTCAGTTGCACCTGGTCATCCACCTCATTCATATATGTGGGGGCCACAG CCTTTGTTACCACCTCCTTTTGGGACGCCATATACTGCAATCTATCCAGCTGGAGGAGTTTACTCTCACCCCCCGATGCCCTTT GGATCTCACATGCAATGTCAAGGAATTGCACCATCTCCCACTATTAGTGAGGCGGTAGTG ATGGCAACTCCTTTAAGCATGGAGATGCCTGCTAAGTCACCAAGCAATAAGGATAAAGGCCCGTTGAAAAAGGTTAAAGGGTTTGATGGGCGTGCTGTGGCAATGGGCAATGGCACTGCTGAAAATAGAGGCGATGATGTGAATGGGTCATCAAAAAG CGGGGGCGATAGTGTGGAAGGCTCAAGTGATGGCAGTGATGGAAATAATGCAGGG GGGAACAAAACTCAAAGAAAGCGAAGCTCTGAAGATATAGGGGCTCCAG GTGACATTAAAGTTGACACACAGGCCAATGCTGCTCATGGTGGAGAAACAAGTGCATCCTCAAAAATGTCTCTAGGCGTTACTGGTGCACCTGCAAATATCTCAGGGAAACCAATAGGCACTGGAACTTTATCTAATCCAACACCAGGAATGGAATTCAGGGTTGCTGCTACCGGAAAAGTGCAGGCTAGTGGGACACCTATTTCACCGGCAACCAGTGCTATGATGCCGGGTCGTAACAGAGGTTCTTCTGAACTCTGGATACAG GATGAGAGGGAACTCAAACGTGAAAGGAGGAAGCAATCCAACAGGGAATCCGCTAGAAGGTCAAGGCTGAGGAAGCAG GCTGAAACTGAACAACTCGCTATGAAAGTTGAGACCCTGGGTGCTGAGAACGTGGCTTTGAGATCTGAAATCAGTCGGCTATCAGAGAACTCAaataaactcagattagaaaatTCAACCCTAATG GAGAAACTGAAGACTGCACAATTAAGCCAAGCAGAAGAGAGTTCTATTGCTAACATGGAGACTGAGGGAGCCCCATCTGTTGTTGCAGAGAATTTCTTGTCAATGATAGATAACTCAAGCTCGGTTAGTAGAAGTGTGCAGCAGGAGGATGAGGCTCATGAGAACTCCAGTGGCAAGCTCCACCAGCTTCTCGACTCCAATCCTAGGACAGATGCTGTGGCTGCGAGCTGA
- the LOC105039703 gene encoding G-box-binding factor 3 isoform X2 produces MGNNEAGTPPKSDKASSSVQEKPAIHPYPDWAAMQAYYGPGVMPPPFFSTSVAPGHPPHSYMWGPQPLLPPPFGTPYTAIYPAGGVYSHPPMPFGSHMQCQGIAPSPTISEAVVMATPLSMEMPAKSPSNKDKGPLKKVKGFDGRAVAMGNGTAENRGDDVNGSSKSGGDSVEGSSDGSDGNNAGGNKTQRKRSSEDIGAPGDIKVDTQANAAHGGETSASSKMSLGVTGAPANISGKPIGTGTLSNPTPGMEFRVAATGKVQASGTPISPATSAMMPGRNRGSSELWIQDERELKRERRKQSNRESARRSRLRKQEKLKTAQLSQAEESSIANMETEGAPSVVAENFLSMIDNSSSVSRSVQQEDEAHENSSGKLHQLLDSNPRTDAVAAS; encoded by the exons ATGGGGAATAATGAAGCTGGGACTCCTCCAAAGTCTGACAAAGCATCTTCATCTGTGCAG GAGAAACCAGCCATTCATCCATATCCAGATTGGGCGGCTATGCAG GCATATTATGGCCCTGGAGTGATGCCACCTCCATTTTTCAGCACTTCAGTTGCACCTGGTCATCCACCTCATTCATATATGTGGGGGCCACAG CCTTTGTTACCACCTCCTTTTGGGACGCCATATACTGCAATCTATCCAGCTGGAGGAGTTTACTCTCACCCCCCGATGCCCTTT GGATCTCACATGCAATGTCAAGGAATTGCACCATCTCCCACTATTAGTGAGGCGGTAGTG ATGGCAACTCCTTTAAGCATGGAGATGCCTGCTAAGTCACCAAGCAATAAGGATAAAGGCCCGTTGAAAAAGGTTAAAGGGTTTGATGGGCGTGCTGTGGCAATGGGCAATGGCACTGCTGAAAATAGAGGCGATGATGTGAATGGGTCATCAAAAAG CGGGGGCGATAGTGTGGAAGGCTCAAGTGATGGCAGTGATGGAAATAATGCAGGG GGGAACAAAACTCAAAGAAAGCGAAGCTCTGAAGATATAGGGGCTCCAG GTGACATTAAAGTTGACACACAGGCCAATGCTGCTCATGGTGGAGAAACAAGTGCATCCTCAAAAATGTCTCTAGGCGTTACTGGTGCACCTGCAAATATCTCAGGGAAACCAATAGGCACTGGAACTTTATCTAATCCAACACCAGGAATGGAATTCAGGGTTGCTGCTACCGGAAAAGTGCAGGCTAGTGGGACACCTATTTCACCGGCAACCAGTGCTATGATGCCGGGTCGTAACAGAGGTTCTTCTGAACTCTGGATACAG GATGAGAGGGAACTCAAACGTGAAAGGAGGAAGCAATCCAACAGGGAATCCGCTAGAAGGTCAAGGCTGAGGAAGCAG GAGAAACTGAAGACTGCACAATTAAGCCAAGCAGAAGAGAGTTCTATTGCTAACATGGAGACTGAGGGAGCCCCATCTGTTGTTGCAGAGAATTTCTTGTCAATGATAGATAACTCAAGCTCGGTTAGTAGAAGTGTGCAGCAGGAGGATGAGGCTCATGAGAACTCCAGTGGCAAGCTCCACCAGCTTCTCGACTCCAATCCTAGGACAGATGCTGTGGCTGCGAGCTGA